The following proteins are encoded in a genomic region of Ostrea edulis chromosome 7, xbOstEdul1.1, whole genome shotgun sequence:
- the LOC125654765 gene encoding caveolin-1-like — MADKTGEIDLENRDPNGLNSHLGTLLFNDVIGEPDGTHSIDCVFKLSNTCFELWKGLCYKLLTFCCGCCIAMEWGCEFAYIAFAHIWFISPCLKVCEINCGVCQRIYTTCINCCCTPCYESIGGIFHHFKR; from the exons ATGGCGGACAAAACGGGAGAAATTGATTTGGAGAACAGGGATCCTAACGGATTAAATAGTCATCTCGGG ACCCTACTCTTCAATGACGTTATCGGAGAACCGGATGGGACCCACAGTATCGACTGCGTCTTCAAACTGTCCAACACCTGCTTTGAGTTATGGAAGGGTCTGTGCTATAAGTTGCTGACCTTTTGTTGCGGTTGCTGCATAGCGATGGAGTGGGGCTGTGAATTTGCCTACATCGCATTCGCCCATATTTGGTTCATATCACCTTGCTTGAAAGTCTGTGAAATCAATTGTGGAGTTTGTCAGCGAATCTATACCACGTGTATCAACTGTTGTTGTACTCCGTGCTACGAGTCCATTGGCGGGATATTCCATCATTTCAAGAGATAA